A part of Streptomyces sp. NBC_01235 genomic DNA contains:
- a CDS encoding L,D-transpeptidase, protein MEKRVMTDSRRRRGFMAASALLGGVLVLSACSGGDSGASDGGGSSSQAKADEAAAKKSSEAQIKITPADGSDNASINNSAAVTVSKGTLTEVTMTTAEGTAVQGTLSADKTSWKPNSQLERSTTYKVAASAKDSAGLAAHENASFTTVSPDNSFIGNFTPEDGSTVGVGMPVSINFNKAITNKAAVQKGVTVTSTSGQEVVCHWFSTQRMDCRPEDYWKENSTVTLKLALDGVEGANGVFGVQQKTVTFKIGRNQVSYVDAKTKQMKVTHNGAVIKTIPISAGSPDNTTYEGKMVMSEKFKETRMNGATVGFTDDDGKGEYDIKDVPHAIRLTNSGTFVHGNYWGAKSVFGSVNTSHGCVGLSDTKGANDTGTAGYWFYTNSIVGDVVVVSNTGDKTVAPDNGLNGWNMDWAQWKAGSAA, encoded by the coding sequence ATGGAGAAGCGTGTGATGACGGACAGTAGGCGGCGTCGGGGTTTCATGGCCGCGTCCGCACTGCTCGGCGGTGTTCTGGTGCTCTCTGCGTGTTCCGGCGGCGACAGCGGCGCCTCCGACGGCGGAGGCAGCTCCTCGCAGGCCAAGGCCGACGAGGCGGCGGCCAAGAAGTCCTCCGAGGCCCAGATCAAGATCACGCCTGCGGACGGCTCGGACAACGCCTCCATCAACAACTCGGCGGCCGTCACGGTGAGCAAGGGCACGCTCACCGAGGTGACGATGACCACCGCCGAGGGGACCGCCGTCCAGGGCACGCTCTCCGCGGACAAGACCAGCTGGAAGCCGAACAGCCAGCTGGAGCGCTCCACCACCTACAAGGTGGCGGCCTCCGCGAAGGACTCCGCGGGTCTCGCGGCCCACGAGAACGCCTCCTTCACCACGGTCTCACCGGACAACAGCTTCATAGGCAACTTCACCCCCGAGGACGGCTCGACCGTCGGCGTGGGCATGCCGGTGTCGATCAACTTCAACAAGGCGATCACCAACAAGGCGGCCGTGCAGAAGGGCGTCACGGTCACCTCCACCAGTGGCCAGGAGGTCGTCTGCCACTGGTTCTCCACCCAGCGCATGGACTGCCGGCCCGAGGACTACTGGAAGGAGAACTCCACCGTCACGCTGAAGCTCGCGCTCGACGGTGTGGAGGGCGCCAACGGTGTCTTCGGTGTCCAGCAGAAGACGGTCACCTTCAAGATCGGCCGCAACCAGGTCTCCTACGTCGACGCGAAGACCAAGCAGATGAAGGTCACGCACAACGGCGCGGTCATCAAGACCATCCCGATCTCCGCCGGCTCGCCCGACAACACTACGTACGAGGGCAAGATGGTGATGTCGGAGAAGTTCAAGGAGACGCGCATGAACGGCGCGACCGTGGGCTTCACCGACGACGACGGCAAGGGCGAGTACGACATCAAGGACGTGCCGCACGCCATCCGCCTCACCAACTCCGGCACCTTCGTGCACGGCAACTACTGGGGCGCGAAGTCCGTCTTCGGCTCGGTGAACACCAGCCACGGCTGCGTGGGTCTGTCCGACACCAAGGGCGCCAACGACACGGGCACGGCGGGCTACTGGTTCTACACCAACTCCATCGTCGGTGACGTCGTGGTCGTCTCCAACACCGGCGACAAGACGGTCGCGCCGGACAACGGCCTCAACGGCTGGAACATGGACTGGGCACAGTGGAAGGCGGGTTCGGCCGCCTGA
- a CDS encoding ABC transporter permease codes for MFFTYLRRELRRRRRAALVVASGLALGIALVIVVTSVSSGMGKAQDKVLQSLYGLGTDMTVTKAATPTANASDRPRFQFDAQDNDSDAEQSTDRVMVQGFQTLSTATVTKVGKQSGVSDAVGGLSLQVLKVNGQFTRGQFQQNDSTGGNADGGGQGGPGGGQGSGQPQGEVQGGGANFDVNSYSVYGTDVTEPALGPLTSSTITSGRTFKSTENNGKVAVLDSAYAKEKSLKVGSTLTISSVKFSVIGIATADSGDAAANVYIPLTQAQTLSDSKNKVTTIYVKATDSQKIDSVKSTIQKNVSGTTVTTSADLADTVSGSLSTASSLATNVGKWLSIAVLIAAFLVAGLLTSSAVSRRVREFGTLKALGWKSGRVTRQVVGEAMVNGLLGGALGIALGLAGAYAVTAISPTLQAQLGGGGGGGQGGPGGGGGFGGPGRQAAAKTLDVALTAPVSVTTVAIAVGLAVAGGLIAGAFGGWRASRLRPADALRRVE; via the coding sequence ATGTTCTTCACCTATCTGAGGCGCGAACTGCGCCGCCGCAGAAGAGCGGCTCTCGTCGTCGCCTCCGGCCTCGCGCTGGGCATCGCGCTGGTCATCGTGGTCACCTCCGTGTCGTCCGGCATGGGGAAGGCCCAGGACAAGGTCCTGCAGTCCCTGTACGGCCTGGGCACGGACATGACGGTCACCAAGGCCGCGACGCCCACCGCGAACGCCTCGGACCGTCCGCGCTTCCAGTTCGACGCGCAGGACAACGACTCCGACGCGGAGCAGAGCACCGACCGCGTCATGGTGCAGGGCTTCCAGACCCTGTCGACCGCGACCGTCACCAAGGTCGGCAAGCAGAGCGGCGTCTCCGACGCGGTCGGCGGGCTGAGCCTGCAGGTCCTCAAGGTCAACGGCCAGTTCACCCGCGGTCAGTTCCAGCAGAACGACAGCACCGGCGGCAATGCCGACGGCGGCGGCCAGGGCGGCCCCGGCGGTGGTCAGGGGAGCGGCCAGCCGCAGGGTGAAGTGCAGGGCGGCGGCGCCAACTTCGACGTCAACAGCTACTCCGTCTACGGCACCGACGTCACCGAGCCCGCGCTGGGCCCGCTGACCTCCTCGACGATCACCAGCGGACGCACCTTCAAGAGCACGGAGAACAACGGCAAGGTCGCCGTCCTCGACTCGGCGTACGCCAAGGAGAAATCGCTCAAGGTCGGCTCCACCCTCACCATCAGCAGCGTCAAGTTCTCGGTGATCGGCATCGCCACGGCCGACAGCGGCGACGCCGCCGCCAACGTCTACATCCCGCTGACCCAGGCCCAGACCCTCAGCGACTCGAAGAACAAGGTCACCACGATCTACGTCAAGGCGACCGACTCCCAGAAGATCGACAGCGTCAAGTCGACGATCCAGAAGAACGTCTCGGGTACGACGGTGACGACCTCCGCCGACCTCGCGGACACCGTCTCCGGCTCCCTCTCCACCGCCTCCTCCCTCGCCACCAACGTCGGCAAGTGGCTGTCCATCGCGGTCCTGATCGCCGCCTTCCTGGTCGCCGGTCTGCTCACCTCCTCGGCGGTCTCCCGCCGCGTCCGTGAGTTCGGCACGCTGAAGGCGCTGGGCTGGAAGTCCGGCCGGGTCACCCGGCAGGTCGTCGGCGAGGCCATGGTCAACGGTCTGCTGGGCGGTGCCCTGGGCATCGCGCTGGGCCTGGCGGGCGCTTACGCCGTGACCGCGATCAGCCCCACGCTGCAGGCCCAGTTGGGCGGCGGCGGTGGCGGCGGCCAGGGCGGTCCCGGTGGTGGCGGCGGCTTCGGCGGTCCCGGTCGCCAGGCGGCGGCCAAGACCCTCGACGTCGCGCTGACCGCGCCGGTGAGTGTCACGACGGTGGCCATCGCGGTGGGTCTCGCCGTGGCCGGCGGTCTGATCGCGGGGGCGTTCGGCGGCTGGCGGGCGTCCCGGCTGCGTCCGGCGGACGCGCTGCGCCGCGTCGAGTAG
- a CDS encoding ABC transporter ATP-binding protein, with the protein MYELRGVTKRYTRGKETVHALDGVDLTIPDGDRLVIQGPTGGGKSTLLQMIGALDRPSEGEIVLDGVDLAKLSEARLTKVRSENIGFVFQSFNLIPTLNAQENVETALVPLGVKGKERRERAAEALESVGLGERLGHLPSEMSGGQQQRVAIARALVKQPKVLLADEPTGNLDESMRDEIMDVLHTMWKEHGLTFIMVTHDSSIAKKAPRVATIRKGKITVKENAASS; encoded by the coding sequence ATGTACGAACTCAGAGGCGTCACCAAGCGCTACACCCGGGGCAAGGAGACGGTCCACGCCCTGGACGGCGTCGACCTGACCATCCCGGACGGCGACCGGCTCGTCATCCAGGGCCCCACCGGCGGCGGCAAGTCCACGCTGCTGCAGATGATCGGCGCGCTCGACCGGCCCAGTGAGGGCGAGATCGTCCTCGACGGCGTCGACCTGGCCAAGCTCTCCGAGGCCAGGCTGACGAAGGTGCGCAGCGAGAACATCGGCTTCGTCTTTCAGTCCTTCAACCTCATCCCGACGCTCAACGCGCAGGAGAACGTCGAGACGGCCCTCGTCCCGCTCGGCGTGAAGGGCAAGGAGCGCCGTGAACGGGCCGCGGAGGCGCTGGAGTCCGTGGGTCTCGGCGAGCGGCTCGGGCATCTGCCGTCCGAGATGTCCGGCGGCCAGCAGCAGCGCGTCGCGATCGCCCGCGCGCTGGTGAAGCAGCCCAAGGTGTTGCTCGCCGACGAGCCGACCGGCAACCTCGACGAGAGCATGCGCGACGAGATCATGGACGTGCTGCACACCATGTGGAAGGAGCACGGGCTGACCTTCATCATGGTCACCCACGACTCCTCGATCGCGAAGAAGGCCCCGCGCGTGGCGACGATCCGCAAGGGGAAGATCACGGTGAAGGAGAACGCGGCGTCGTCCTGA
- a CDS encoding helix-turn-helix domain-containing protein, whose translation MDERPEPPGASLDRRAELSEFLRTRRARLKPEDVGLPDFGRHRRVPGLRREELAQLAGVSVAYYTRLEQGNGRNVSAEVLDSIARALRLTDAEHAHLTHLAKPKHKKKQTARPQQARLSLRQLLTTMDSVPAYIVGRRAEILAWNRMAAAVFGDWAELPVAERNWARLVFLRPDYRDLFVDWEQKAIDIVCALRMDAGCYPDDPRLSALVGELSVKSEDFRRLWATHDVKEKSHGVKRLRHPLVGELSLNFEGFRLLDDGEQTMVTYHADPESASAEALRLLASWGADATRAGTESQAPSA comes from the coding sequence ATGGACGAACGCCCCGAACCTCCCGGCGCCTCCCTGGACCGGCGTGCCGAACTCAGCGAGTTCCTGCGCACCCGGCGGGCCCGGCTGAAGCCCGAGGACGTGGGACTGCCGGACTTCGGGCGGCACCGCAGGGTGCCCGGGCTGCGGCGCGAGGAGCTGGCACAGTTGGCCGGGGTGTCGGTGGCGTACTACACGCGCCTGGAGCAGGGCAACGGGCGGAACGTGTCGGCGGAGGTGCTGGACTCGATCGCGCGGGCGCTGCGGCTGACGGACGCCGAGCACGCGCACCTCACCCACCTGGCGAAGCCGAAGCACAAGAAGAAGCAGACGGCCCGGCCCCAGCAGGCGCGTCTGTCTCTGCGGCAGCTGCTGACCACGATGGACTCGGTGCCGGCGTACATCGTCGGGCGGCGCGCGGAGATCCTGGCGTGGAACCGGATGGCGGCGGCGGTCTTCGGCGACTGGGCGGAGCTGCCGGTGGCGGAGCGCAACTGGGCCCGGCTGGTGTTCCTGCGCCCCGACTACCGCGACCTGTTCGTGGACTGGGAGCAGAAGGCGATCGACATCGTCTGCGCCCTGCGGATGGACGCGGGCTGCTATCCGGACGACCCGCGGCTCTCGGCGCTGGTGGGCGAGCTGTCGGTGAAGAGCGAGGACTTCCGGCGGCTGTGGGCCACGCACGACGTCAAGGAGAAGAGCCACGGCGTGAAGCGGCTGAGGCATCCGCTGGTCGGCGAACTCTCCCTGAACTTCGAGGGGTTCAGGCTCCTGGACGACGGCGAGCAGACGATGGTGACGTACCACGCGGATCCGGAGTCGGCCTCGGCGGAGGCGCTGCGCCTGCTGGCGAGCTGGGGCGCTGACGCGACGCGAGCGGGGACGGAGTCTCAGGCACCGTCCGCTTGA